The Streptomyces cynarae genome contains a region encoding:
- a CDS encoding ABC transporter ATP-binding protein, translating to MNASSPPAAVELRGITKRFPGVVANRDIDITVRTGTVHALCGENGAGKSTLMKILYGMQQPDEGTITVNGEQVVFHNPGDAIARGIGMVHQHFMLADNLTVLENVVLGAEKLYGIGNKARAKIKEISDAYGLNVRPDVLVEELGVADRQRVEILKVLYRGAKTLILDEPTAVLVPQEVDALFDNLRELKSEGLTVIFISHKLGEVLSVADEITVIRRGTTVGTAEPSRTTPKQLAEMMVGSELPTPETAESTVTDVPMLTVDGLHLAQTDLDGIERIILDEISFTIHKGEVLGIAGVEGNGQSELVEAIMGMRHPDAGVITLDGTDISQAATRSRREAGIGYIPEDRHRHGLLLEAPLWENRILGHVTERPNSRGGLIDIKAARADTERIVQAYDVRTPGIDVTAASLSGGNQQKLIVGREMSHNPKLLIAAHPTRGVDVGAQAAIWDYIREARREGLAVLLISADLDELIGLSDTLRVMYRGRLVADADPATITPEELGSAMTGAATGHLEHTEDDAR from the coding sequence ATCAACGCGTCCAGCCCTCCCGCTGCCGTCGAACTGCGCGGCATCACCAAGCGTTTTCCCGGCGTCGTCGCCAACCGCGATATCGACATCACGGTCCGCACGGGCACCGTCCACGCCCTGTGCGGTGAGAACGGCGCCGGCAAGTCCACCCTGATGAAGATCCTTTACGGCATGCAGCAGCCGGACGAGGGCACCATCACGGTCAATGGCGAACAGGTCGTCTTCCACAACCCGGGTGACGCCATCGCCCGCGGCATCGGCATGGTGCACCAGCACTTCATGCTCGCCGACAACCTCACCGTGCTGGAGAACGTCGTCCTCGGCGCGGAGAAGCTGTACGGCATCGGGAACAAGGCCCGTGCGAAGATCAAGGAGATCTCCGACGCGTACGGTCTCAACGTCCGCCCGGACGTGCTCGTGGAGGAGCTGGGCGTCGCCGACCGCCAGCGCGTGGAGATCCTCAAGGTCCTCTACCGCGGCGCCAAGACCCTCATCCTGGACGAGCCGACCGCCGTGCTCGTGCCGCAGGAGGTCGACGCGCTTTTCGACAACCTGCGTGAGCTGAAGTCCGAGGGCCTCACCGTCATCTTCATCTCCCACAAGCTGGGCGAGGTGCTGTCGGTCGCCGACGAGATCACCGTCATCCGGCGCGGTACGACGGTCGGCACCGCCGAGCCGTCGCGCACCACCCCCAAGCAGCTCGCCGAGATGATGGTCGGCAGCGAGCTGCCCACCCCGGAAACCGCGGAGTCCACGGTCACGGACGTCCCGATGCTCACGGTCGACGGCCTGCACCTGGCGCAGACCGACCTCGACGGCATCGAGCGGATCATCCTCGACGAGATCTCCTTCACGATCCACAAGGGCGAGGTCCTCGGCATCGCCGGTGTGGAGGGCAACGGCCAGTCCGAGCTGGTCGAGGCGATCATGGGCATGCGCCACCCGGACGCCGGCGTGATCACCCTCGACGGCACCGACATCTCCCAGGCCGCCACCCGCAGCCGCCGCGAGGCCGGCATCGGCTACATCCCCGAGGACCGCCACCGCCACGGCCTGCTGCTGGAAGCCCCGCTGTGGGAGAACCGCATCCTCGGCCACGTCACCGAGAGGCCCAACTCGCGCGGCGGCCTCATCGACATCAAGGCGGCCCGCGCCGACACCGAGCGGATCGTGCAGGCCTACGACGTCCGCACGCCCGGCATCGACGTCACCGCGGCCTCGCTGTCCGGCGGCAACCAGCAGAAGCTGATCGTCGGCCGCGAGATGAGCCACAACCCCAAGCTGCTCATCGCCGCCCACCCCACCCGCGGTGTGGACGTCGGCGCCCAGGCGGCCATCTGGGACTACATCCGCGAGGCCCGCCGCGAGGGCCTGGCCGTGCTGCTGATCTCGGCCGACCTGGACGAGCTGATCGGGCTCTCCGACACCCTGCGGGTGATGTACCGCGGCCGTCTGGTCGCCGACGCCGACCCCGCCACCATCACCCCCGAAGAGCTGGGCTCCGCCATGACCGGTGCGGCCACCGGCCACCTGGAGCACACAGAGGACGACGCGCGATGA
- a CDS encoding ABC transporter permease: MNKLTSRIDKERLFLGIAAPVLAVVAALVVTALVILATGKNPGPAFNDMVTYGFASDSQVYILNKATTYYLAGVSVAIGFRMNLFNIGVDGQYRLAAFFAAVLGGALTTPGWLSIILILVCAMATGAVWAAIAGILKVTRGVSEVISTIMLNSIATAIIAYLLQPGKLAQLQQGGTVVATKPLPSASHFFSINTGPAGDLWGFIFIAVIVGIAYWFVLGRTRFGYDLRTVGQSESAATASGVSVKKMVVTSMIISGAVAGLIGMPTLLNDSYQFSSDFPAGIGFTGIAIALLGRNNPVGIALGALLWGFLERTTNHLEFQGYDKEILGVIQGVIVLCVVIAYEVVRRYGLKRQQQKVGAELAAQAAAQTKKQEVA, encoded by the coding sequence ATGAACAAGCTGACCTCACGGATCGACAAGGAGCGGCTGTTCCTCGGCATCGCCGCGCCGGTGCTGGCGGTCGTCGCCGCGCTGGTCGTCACCGCCCTGGTGATCCTCGCGACCGGCAAGAACCCCGGCCCCGCCTTCAACGACATGGTGACCTACGGCTTCGCCAGCGACAGCCAGGTCTACATCCTCAACAAGGCGACCACCTACTACCTGGCGGGCGTCTCGGTGGCCATCGGCTTCCGGATGAACCTGTTCAACATCGGCGTCGACGGCCAGTACCGGCTCGCCGCGTTCTTCGCCGCCGTCCTCGGCGGTGCGCTGACCACGCCGGGATGGCTCTCCATCATCCTGATCCTGGTCTGCGCCATGGCGACCGGCGCCGTGTGGGCGGCCATCGCCGGCATCCTGAAGGTGACCCGCGGCGTCAGCGAGGTCATCTCGACGATCATGCTGAACTCGATCGCCACCGCGATCATCGCCTACCTGCTCCAGCCCGGAAAGCTGGCCCAGCTCCAGCAGGGCGGCACCGTCGTCGCCACCAAGCCGCTGCCCTCGGCCTCGCACTTCTTCAGCATCAACACCGGCCCGGCCGGTGACCTGTGGGGCTTCATCTTCATCGCCGTGATCGTCGGCATCGCGTACTGGTTCGTGCTCGGCCGCACCCGGTTCGGTTACGACCTGCGCACCGTCGGCCAGTCCGAGAGCGCGGCGACCGCCAGCGGTGTCTCGGTGAAGAAGATGGTCGTCACCAGCATGATCATCTCGGGTGCGGTGGCCGGTCTGATCGGCATGCCGACCCTGCTCAACGACAGCTACCAGTTCAGCAGCGACTTCCCGGCGGGCATCGGCTTCACCGGCATCGCCATCGCGCTGCTCGGCCGCAACAACCCGGTCGGCATCGCGCTCGGCGCCCTGCTCTGGGGCTTCCTGGAGCGCACCACCAACCACCTGGAATTCCAGGGCTACGACAAGGAAATCCTCGGCGTCATCCAGGGCGTCATCGTGCTCTGCGTCGTCATCGCCTACGAGGTCGTACGCCGCTACGGCCTGAAGCGCCAGCAGCAGAAGGTCGGCGCCGAACTCGCCGCCCAGGCCGCCGCCCAGACGAAGAAGCAGGAGGTGGCGTGA
- a CDS encoding ABC transporter permease, translating to MTATMTDAPPPAAPKAGDAPQRSGRSLGQILIIVAGALLLLAAVRMITGSQDLDSAGQVSAALGLAVPIGLAGLAGLWSERAGVVNIGLEGMMILGTFGAGWIGWQTSPWLGLLMGIGFGVVGGLVHGVATITFGVDHIVSGVAINLLALGATQYLAKLFFTNGAAANAGGNPKQSPPVGNLPDVTVPGLSDGLHSIENHHWFLISDIAGILGGLVTNLSVITVLAAVLFLASWWLLWRTPFGLRLRSCGENPAAAESLGVNVYTYKYAAVAVSGGLAGLGGAFLALVTSHTYLEGQTGGRGYIGLAAMIFGNWRPGGLAMGAGLFGYSDALQLRNGGTTVHALLLLLVVLLVALAGWKLYRKAMVQGVVSLVMAALVLVWYLLTDTVPSDFVGATPYVVTLLVLSLSAQRLRMPKADGMRYRKGQGK from the coding sequence ATGACTGCCACGATGACCGACGCGCCGCCGCCCGCGGCGCCCAAGGCGGGCGACGCCCCCCAGCGCTCCGGCCGCTCGCTCGGCCAGATCCTCATCATCGTCGCGGGTGCGCTACTGCTCCTGGCCGCGGTCCGCATGATCACCGGCTCGCAGGACCTCGACTCCGCCGGCCAGGTCAGCGCCGCCCTCGGCCTCGCCGTGCCCATCGGCCTCGCCGGTCTCGCCGGCCTGTGGTCCGAGCGCGCCGGTGTGGTCAACATCGGCCTCGAGGGCATGATGATCCTCGGCACCTTCGGCGCCGGGTGGATCGGCTGGCAGACCAGCCCCTGGCTCGGCCTGCTCATGGGCATCGGCTTCGGTGTCGTCGGAGGCCTGGTGCACGGCGTCGCCACCATCACCTTCGGTGTCGACCACATCGTCTCCGGTGTCGCGATCAACCTGCTCGCGCTCGGCGCCACCCAGTACCTCGCCAAGCTGTTCTTCACCAATGGCGCGGCGGCGAACGCGGGCGGCAACCCCAAGCAGTCCCCGCCGGTCGGCAACCTGCCCGACGTCACCGTGCCCGGCCTCTCCGACGGCCTGCACTCGATCGAGAACCACCACTGGTTCCTGATCTCCGACATCGCCGGCATCCTCGGCGGCCTGGTCACCAACCTGTCTGTGATCACGGTCCTGGCAGCGGTACTGTTCCTCGCCAGCTGGTGGCTGCTGTGGCGCACCCCGTTCGGTCTGCGGCTGCGCTCCTGCGGCGAGAACCCGGCCGCCGCCGAGTCACTCGGCGTCAACGTCTACACCTACAAGTACGCGGCCGTGGCCGTCTCCGGCGGCCTCGCCGGCCTCGGCGGCGCCTTCCTGGCGCTGGTCACCTCGCACACGTACCTGGAGGGCCAGACCGGCGGCCGCGGCTACATCGGCCTCGCGGCGATGATCTTCGGCAACTGGCGCCCGGGCGGCCTGGCGATGGGCGCAGGCCTGTTCGGCTACTCCGACGCGCTCCAGCTGCGCAACGGCGGTACGACCGTGCACGCGCTGCTGCTCCTGCTGGTCGTCCTGCTCGTCGCCCTGGCCGGCTGGAAGCTGTACCGCAAGGCGATGGTGCAGGGCGTGGTCAGCCTGGTCATGGCCGCCCTGGTGCTGGTCTGGTACCTGCTCACCGACACGGTCCCGAGCGACTTCGTCGGCGCGACCCCGTACGTCGTCACCCTGCTTGTACTGTCGTTGTCCGCGCAGCGCCTGCGGATGCCCAAGGCCGACGGCATGCGGTACCGGAAGGGACAGGGCAAGTGA
- a CDS encoding cytidine deaminase, protein MTDPATFDWAALREEARAAMSRAYAPYSGYRVGVAALVEDGRTVTGCNVENASYGLSLCAECGLVSQLQNTGGGRLTHFTCVNGEGELLVPCGRCRQLLYEFGGPDLLVDSPAGVLPLSEMLPQAFGPDHLTK, encoded by the coding sequence GTGACCGACCCCGCGACGTTCGACTGGGCGGCCCTCAGGGAGGAGGCGCGCGCGGCGATGTCCCGCGCCTACGCCCCCTACTCCGGCTACCGGGTCGGCGTGGCGGCCCTCGTCGAGGACGGGCGGACCGTCACCGGCTGCAACGTCGAGAACGCCTCCTACGGCCTGAGCCTGTGCGCCGAGTGCGGGCTCGTCTCGCAGCTGCAGAACACCGGGGGCGGCCGGCTCACGCACTTCACCTGCGTGAACGGCGAGGGCGAGCTGCTCGTCCCGTGCGGTCGCTGCCGCCAGCTGCTGTACGAGTTCGGCGGCCCCGATCTGCTGGTGGACTCTCCGGCGGGGGTCCTGCCGCTGTCGGAGATGCTGCCGCAGGCTTTCGGCCCGGACCACCTCACCAAGTAA
- a CDS encoding thymidine phosphorylase, translated as MAMDAISVIRTKRDRGELSDEQIDWVIDAYTRGEVADEQMSALAMAILLNGMNRREIARWTAAMIASGERMDFSSLSRPTADKHSTGGVGDKITLPLAPLVAACGAAVPQLSGRGLGHTGGTLDKLESIPGWRALLSNEEMLSVLDGVGAVICAAGDGLAPADKKLYALRDVTGTVEAIPLIASSIMSKKIAEGTGSLVLDVKVGSGAFMKTLDDARELARTMVGLGTDHGVKTIALLTDMSTPLGLTAGNALEVRESVEVLAGGGPADVVELTIALAREMLDAAGVKDADPAKALADGTAMDVWRRMIAAQGGDPDAPLPTSKEQHVIKAPSSGVLTRLDAYDIGVAAWRLGAGRARKEDPVQAAAGVEMHAKPGDTVTEGQPLLTLHTDTPERFEYALQAVEGSYDIAADGADFTASPVVLERIA; from the coding sequence ATGGCCATGGACGCCATCTCCGTCATCCGCACCAAGCGGGACCGCGGTGAGCTGAGCGACGAGCAGATCGACTGGGTCATCGACGCGTACACGCGGGGCGAGGTCGCCGACGAGCAGATGTCCGCGCTCGCGATGGCCATCCTGCTCAACGGCATGAACCGCCGCGAGATCGCCCGCTGGACGGCGGCGATGATCGCGTCGGGCGAGCGCATGGACTTCTCGTCCCTCTCCCGCCCGACGGCCGACAAGCACTCGACGGGCGGCGTCGGCGACAAGATCACGCTGCCGCTGGCCCCGCTGGTCGCCGCCTGCGGCGCGGCGGTCCCGCAGCTGTCGGGCCGGGGCCTCGGCCACACCGGCGGCACGCTGGACAAGCTGGAGTCGATCCCGGGCTGGCGCGCACTGCTGTCGAACGAGGAGATGCTCTCCGTCCTGGACGGTGTCGGCGCCGTGATCTGCGCGGCGGGCGACGGCCTGGCACCCGCCGACAAGAAGCTGTACGCGCTCCGCGACGTGACGGGCACGGTGGAGGCCATCCCCCTGATCGCCTCCTCCATCATGTCGAAGAAGATCGCTGAGGGCACGGGCTCGCTGGTCCTGGACGTGAAGGTCGGTTCGGGCGCCTTCATGAAGACCCTCGACGACGCCCGTGAACTGGCGCGGACGATGGTGGGCCTCGGCACGGACCACGGCGTGAAGACGATCGCGCTGCTGACCGACATGTCGACCCCGCTGGGCCTGACCGCGGGCAACGCGCTGGAGGTCCGCGAGTCGGTGGAGGTCCTGGCGGGTGGCGGCCCGGCCGACGTGGTCGAGCTGACGATCGCCCTGGCCCGCGAGATGCTCGACGCGGCCGGTGTGAAGGACGCGGACCCGGCGAAGGCCCTGGCGGACGGCACCGCGATGGACGTCTGGCGTCGCATGATCGCGGCCCAGGGCGGCGACCCGGACGCGCCGCTGCCGACGTCGAAGGAGCAGCACGTGATCAAGGCCCCCTCGTCGGGTGTCCTGACCCGCCTCGACGCCTACGACATCGGTGTCGCCGCCTGGCGCCTGGGCGCGGGTCGGGCCCGCAAGGAGGACCCGGTGCAGGCGGCGGCGGGCGTGGAGATGCACGCCAAGCCGGGCGACACGGTGACGGAGGGCCAGCCCCTGCTGACCCTGCACACGGACACGCCGGAGCGCTTCGAGTACGCGCTGCAGGCCGTGGAAGGGTCGTACGACATCGCGGCGGACGGGGCGGACTTCACGGCGTCGCCGGTGGTGCTGGAACGTATCGCCTGA
- a CDS encoding Uma2 family endonuclease produces MSALTVDHATASGHEWDGLVRIWQETDAPEGCRVEIIEGIVTVAPPPSKAHNKIVSKVIRRLSDVLPDDWGLYPTLGTAVPSRDSLYIPDLAVAPEDALDGEDDEYIPAGAAELIVEITSKSNANTDRITKAAGYAKAGVPLYLLIDGWAPGGPTVTLYGEPKGDVYRVLRAGKFGDVIDLPEPFGFTLDTSDFPTQ; encoded by the coding sequence ATGAGCGCACTCACCGTCGACCACGCGACGGCCAGCGGCCACGAGTGGGACGGCCTCGTCCGGATCTGGCAGGAGACGGACGCCCCGGAGGGCTGCAGGGTGGAGATCATCGAGGGGATCGTCACCGTGGCACCACCGCCGTCCAAGGCCCACAACAAGATCGTCAGCAAGGTGATTCGCCGCCTGTCCGATGTGCTTCCGGACGACTGGGGCCTCTACCCGACTCTGGGCACCGCCGTCCCGTCCCGAGACAGCCTCTACATCCCGGACCTCGCGGTGGCGCCAGAGGATGCATTGGATGGTGAAGACGACGAGTACATCCCCGCAGGTGCCGCCGAACTGATTGTGGAGATCACCTCGAAGTCCAACGCGAACACCGACCGGATCACCAAGGCCGCCGGCTATGCCAAGGCCGGAGTACCCCTGTACCTCCTTATCGATGGCTGGGCCCCGGGCGGCCCCACCGTCACGTTGTATGGGGAACCGAAGGGCGATGTCTACCGCGTTCTGCGCGCAGGCAAGTTCGGCGACGTAATCGACCTGCCTGAGCCGTTCGGTTTCACCTTGGACACGAGCGATTTCCCGACCCAGTAG
- a CDS encoding STAS domain-containing protein, with protein MDAKTPPVLVLAGPVAPGDVAQLGDDVRALLKATGAGVVVCDVGALRPVRLATVDVLARLQLAARRAGGRIQLRDPAPALRALLDLVGLPVELEGQPEQREPALGVEEAVEPGDPAA; from the coding sequence GTGGACGCCAAGACACCCCCCGTACTCGTGCTGGCCGGACCCGTCGCCCCCGGCGACGTGGCGCAGCTCGGCGACGACGTGCGAGCGCTGCTGAAGGCCACCGGCGCCGGGGTCGTCGTATGCGACGTCGGCGCCCTCAGGCCCGTGCGCCTCGCCACCGTCGACGTATTGGCCCGGCTGCAGCTCGCCGCCCGGCGGGCCGGGGGCCGTATCCAGCTGCGCGACCCGGCGCCCGCCCTGCGCGCGCTACTCGACCTCGTCGGCCTCCCGGTCGAGCTCGAGGGGCAGCCCGAACAGCGGGAACCAGCGCTGGGTGTCGAGGAAGCAGTGGAACCCGGTGATCCGGCCGCCTGA
- a CDS encoding sigma-70 family RNA polymerase sigma factor, protein MGEGTATVEDLDVRLEKHRVELTGYCYRMLGSSFEAEDAVQDTMVRAWRSYEKFEGRSSLRSWLYRIATNVCLDMLNAGNKRARPMDLTEATPLERAALSPRPDHTWLEPMPDARVLPTTGDPAEAAVAKESVRLAFMAALQQLPPKQRAVLILREVLAWKASEVAELLDTSVASVNSALQRARATLSEKSGEGADAAVSDPLDEEQKRLLERYVAAFEGYDMAALTALLHEDAVMTMPPFDLWLRGTSDITGFMTTLGAACAGSRLVPVAVNGLPGFAQYKPDPEKGGFTAWAVQVLETSGGRITGFHCFLDTQRWFPLFGLPLELDREADEVE, encoded by the coding sequence ATGGGTGAGGGCACGGCGACGGTGGAGGACCTCGACGTCCGGCTGGAGAAGCACAGGGTCGAGCTGACGGGGTACTGCTACCGGATGCTCGGCTCGTCCTTCGAGGCCGAGGACGCGGTGCAGGACACGATGGTCCGGGCCTGGCGGAGCTACGAGAAGTTCGAGGGCCGCTCCAGCCTGCGCTCGTGGCTGTACCGGATCGCGACGAACGTCTGCCTGGACATGCTGAACGCGGGCAACAAGCGGGCCCGCCCGATGGACCTGACCGAGGCCACACCGCTGGAGCGGGCCGCCCTCTCGCCGCGCCCGGACCACACATGGCTGGAGCCGATGCCGGACGCCCGCGTGCTGCCGACGACCGGGGACCCGGCGGAGGCGGCCGTCGCCAAGGAGTCCGTCCGCCTGGCCTTCATGGCGGCCCTGCAGCAGCTGCCGCCCAAGCAGCGCGCGGTGCTCATCCTGCGGGAGGTGCTGGCCTGGAAGGCGAGCGAGGTCGCCGAGCTGCTCGACACCTCGGTCGCCTCGGTCAACAGCGCGTTGCAGCGGGCGCGGGCGACGCTCTCGGAGAAGAGTGGCGAGGGGGCCGACGCGGCCGTCTCCGACCCCCTCGACGAGGAGCAGAAGAGACTCCTCGAGCGCTATGTGGCCGCCTTCGAGGGGTACGACATGGCGGCGCTGACGGCCCTGCTGCACGAGGACGCGGTGATGACGATGCCGCCGTTCGACCTGTGGCTGCGCGGCACCTCGGACATCACCGGTTTCATGACCACGCTCGGCGCCGCCTGCGCGGGTTCGCGGCTGGTCCCGGTCGCGGTGAACGGCCTGCCGGGCTTCGCCCAGTACAAGCCGGACCCGGAGAAGGGCGGCTTCACGGCCTGGGCGGTGCAGGTGCTGGAGACGTCAGGCGGCCGGATCACCGGGTTCCACTGCTTCCTCGACACCCAGCGCTGGTTCCCGCTGTTCGGGCTGCCCCTCGAGCTCGACCGGGAGGCCGACGAGGTCGAGTAG
- a CDS encoding MFS transporter — MPAADTGASTTMDADAVTVPAPDSRMTPGGPGYRRMSLALFLAGVATFALLYSTQALLPLVSRDFGVTASAASWTVSGATGALALFVLPMSALSERFGRRTLMTASLAVAVTVGLLVPFAPSLGSLIVLRAVQGAALAGLPASATAYLAEEVRPKALVTAIGLFVAGNSVGGMSGRIITGWVAQEWGWRVAVGTVGVIAVACAVAFRLLLPAPKHFTAGSLRPRVLARTVRDHLANPLLRRLYAIGALFMTVFGGVYTVIGYRLTEAPFGLPQGIIGSIFLVYLVGTVSASTAGRLVGRLGRRGALYLAGGTTTAGLLLSVAPSLPVVLLGLVLITAGFFAGHAVASSAVSHTAKEGRAQASALYQSAYYIGSSTGSTLGAVAFHAAGWAGTVGMGVLAVVGVVVITLFGSRAARIAARREPVPAH; from the coding sequence ATGCCTGCTGCCGATACCGGGGCGTCCACCACCATGGACGCCGATGCCGTCACCGTTCCTGCCCCCGACTCGCGGATGACCCCGGGCGGCCCCGGCTACCGCCGGATGAGCCTCGCGCTCTTCCTCGCCGGCGTCGCCACCTTCGCGCTCCTCTACTCCACGCAGGCCCTGCTGCCGCTCGTCTCCCGCGACTTCGGGGTGACGGCGAGCGCGGCGAGCTGGACGGTGTCCGGCGCGACCGGCGCACTGGCGCTGTTCGTCCTTCCCATGAGCGCCCTGTCCGAACGCTTCGGGCGGCGCACGCTGATGACGGCGTCGCTGGCCGTGGCCGTGACCGTCGGACTGCTCGTCCCCTTCGCCCCGTCGCTCGGCTCCCTGATCGTGCTGCGGGCGGTGCAGGGCGCGGCGCTGGCCGGTCTGCCCGCGTCGGCGACCGCGTACCTGGCCGAGGAGGTACGGCCCAAGGCCCTGGTCACGGCGATCGGTCTGTTCGTGGCCGGGAACAGTGTCGGCGGGATGAGCGGCCGGATCATCACCGGCTGGGTCGCGCAGGAGTGGGGCTGGCGGGTGGCCGTCGGCACGGTCGGTGTGATCGCGGTCGCGTGCGCGGTGGCGTTCCGTCTGCTCCTGCCGGCGCCGAAGCACTTCACGGCGGGTTCGCTGCGCCCGCGCGTGCTGGCCCGCACGGTCCGCGACCACCTCGCCAACCCGCTGCTGCGCCGGCTGTACGCGATCGGCGCGCTGTTCATGACGGTGTTCGGCGGTGTCTACACGGTGATCGGCTACCGCCTGACGGAGGCGCCGTTCGGGCTGCCGCAGGGCATCATCGGCTCGATCTTCCTGGTCTACCTGGTGGGCACGGTGTCGGCGTCGACGGCGGGGCGGCTGGTGGGCCGTCTGGGCCGCCGCGGGGCGCTGTACCTGGCGGGCGGCACGACCACGGCGGGCCTGCTGCTCTCCGTGGCGCCGTCGCTCCCCGTGGTCCTGCTGGGCCTCGTCCTGATCACCGCCGGGTTCTTCGCGGGCCACGCGGTGGCGTCGTCGGCGGTCAGCCACACGGCGAAGGAAGGCCGGGCTCAGGCGTCCGCGCTGTACCAGTCGGCGTACTACATCGGCTCCAGCACGGGCAGCACGCTCGGCGCGGTCGCGTTCCACGCGGCGGGCTGGGCCGGCACGGTGGGCATGGGCGTGCTGGCCGTCGTGGGCGTCGTGGTGATCACCCTGTTCGGGTCGCGGGCGGCGCGCATCGCAGCGCGCCGGGAGCCGGTGCCCGCGCACTGA
- a CDS encoding LysR family transcriptional regulator — MMHQQRSAARLSSFSDTSDAEDIVTLLAPRLAYFAGVARTEHVTRAAQEMQVPQSTLSRAVVRLEEDLGVELFARRGRTVALTPAGRTFLASVERALAEIERAAEEVRADADPAAGKVAFGFLHTMGAETVPGLIHAFRADHPRVRFSLVQNYGEAMLERLRAGELDLCLTSPVPDAPDLVARRLDEQKLRLVVPADHRLASRRRVRLAEAADETFVTLEPGYGMRRITDDLCREAGFKPRIAFEGEEAETLRGLVAAGLGVALLPPPAVPRPGVVELTVTAPRAAREIGVAWLAGHVDTPPVAAFKKFLLSRRGRLLPD, encoded by the coding sequence GTGATGCATCAGCAGAGGTCAGCCGCTCGGCTGTCATCGTTCAGTGACACAAGTGACGCAGAAGACATCGTCACCCTGCTCGCGCCGCGCCTCGCGTACTTCGCGGGCGTCGCCCGCACCGAGCACGTCACGCGCGCCGCGCAGGAGATGCAGGTCCCGCAGTCCACCCTGTCCCGGGCCGTGGTCCGGCTCGAGGAGGACCTGGGCGTGGAGCTGTTCGCCCGGCGTGGCCGCACGGTCGCGCTCACCCCGGCGGGGCGCACGTTCCTCGCCTCCGTCGAGCGTGCGCTCGCGGAGATCGAGCGGGCCGCGGAGGAGGTGCGCGCGGACGCCGACCCGGCCGCCGGCAAGGTCGCCTTCGGCTTTCTGCACACGATGGGCGCCGAGACCGTGCCCGGGCTGATCCACGCCTTCCGCGCCGACCATCCGCGCGTCCGCTTCAGCCTGGTCCAGAACTACGGCGAGGCGATGCTGGAGCGGCTGCGGGCGGGGGAGCTGGACCTGTGCCTGACCTCTCCGGTGCCGGACGCGCCCGATCTGGTCGCCCGGCGCCTGGACGAGCAGAAGCTGCGGCTCGTGGTGCCCGCCGACCACCGGCTCGCGAGCCGCAGGCGCGTACGGCTCGCGGAAGCCGCCGACGAGACGTTCGTGACCCTGGAGCCCGGGTACGGGATGCGGCGCATCACCGACGACCTGTGCCGCGAGGCGGGGTTCAAGCCGCGGATCGCCTTCGAGGGCGAGGAGGCCGAGACGCTGCGCGGTTTGGTCGCGGCGGGTCTGGGGGTGGCTCTGCTGCCACCGCCGGCCGTGCCTCGGCCCGGGGTCGTGGAGCTCACGGTCACCGCGCCGCGTGCGGCGCGGGAGATCGGCGTGGCGTGGCTCGCGGGGCACGTGGACACGCCGCCGGTGGCGGCCTTCAAGAAGTTTCTGCTGTCGAGGAGGGGGCGGCTGCTGCCGGACTGA
- a CDS encoding alpha/beta fold hydrolase has product MALQATPVRRARLGRALGPEPTAVSGAVLLLPGGDEMSSRRPLPVMATASVRALGRRLTRAGHGEGLVTHVVHYRYRGWNGSEAHLARDADWAAEEVVRRYGDVPVCLVGLGMGGRAALRAAGHTAVDSVVALSPWLPEEDVAAPPEPVKQLAGRRVLIVHGTNDERTDPELSFRLAARAKKANRDICRFEVHSDGHGLHQYRSEVHALAEDFVMGSLFGRAFSRPVQDALAAPPPLGLRMPLAAGFGRSLRR; this is encoded by the coding sequence ATGGCACTTCAAGCGACGCCGGTTCGCAGGGCCCGGCTGGGGAGGGCGCTCGGCCCGGAACCGACGGCGGTGAGCGGTGCGGTGCTGCTGCTCCCCGGTGGTGACGAGATGTCCTCCCGAAGACCGCTCCCTGTGATGGCCACCGCCTCGGTCCGCGCGCTCGGCCGCCGGCTGACCCGGGCCGGGCACGGCGAAGGCCTGGTCACGCATGTCGTGCACTACCGCTACCGGGGCTGGAACGGCAGCGAGGCGCATCTGGCGCGGGACGCCGACTGGGCCGCCGAGGAGGTCGTCCGCCGCTACGGGGACGTGCCCGTCTGTCTGGTCGGCCTGGGCATGGGCGGCCGGGCGGCGCTGCGCGCGGCCGGGCACACGGCCGTCGACTCCGTTGTCGCGCTGTCCCCTTGGCTGCCCGAGGAGGACGTGGCGGCGCCCCCCGAACCGGTGAAACAGCTCGCCGGACGCCGGGTGCTGATCGTGCACGGCACGAACGACGAACGCACGGACCCGGAGCTGTCGTTCCGCCTGGCGGCGCGCGCGAAGAAGGCGAACCGCGACATCTGCCGCTTCGAAGTCCACTCCGACGGCCATGGGTTGCACCAGTACCGCTCCGAAGTCCACGCCCTGGCCGAGGACTTCGTGATGGGCTCCCTGTTCGGACGGGCGTTCTCCCGCCCGGTCCAGGACGCACTGGCGGCTCCGCCGCCGCTGGGGTTGAGGATGCCGCTGGCGGCGGGGTTCGGGAGGTCGCTGAGGAGGTGA